One stretch of Phycisphaerae bacterium DNA includes these proteins:
- a CDS encoding ATP-binding protein, giving the protein MSLMNQIQRGKAEMPRRVLVYGTQGIGKSTFGSMADRPVFIQTEDGLGGIDCERFPLAAKYGDVLSALAELYTAPHEFGTVVLDSLDWLERLIWAEVCRARGVESIEDIGYQKGYTFALTQWREVLEGLNALRTDRGMQAILIAHAKIERFENPETDAYDRYVPRLHKLASALVQEWCDEVLFATYRVHTRKVGEQFGQDRHKGIGTGERIIRTTERPAHVAKNRLSLPDEIPLDYRIYAAFVRGENPLAMSEQPAEQGA; this is encoded by the coding sequence ATGAGCCTTATGAATCAGATCCAACGAGGCAAGGCCGAGATGCCCCGGCGCGTGCTGGTGTACGGCACACAGGGCATCGGCAAATCCACGTTCGGCTCGATGGCCGATCGCCCCGTCTTCATCCAGACGGAGGACGGGCTCGGCGGCATCGACTGCGAGCGGTTTCCGCTGGCGGCGAAGTACGGCGACGTGCTGAGCGCCCTGGCCGAGCTCTACACCGCGCCGCACGAATTCGGCACGGTCGTGCTCGACAGCCTCGACTGGCTCGAACGCCTGATCTGGGCCGAGGTCTGCCGGGCCCGGGGTGTCGAGAGCATCGAGGACATCGGCTACCAGAAGGGCTACACGTTCGCGCTGACGCAGTGGCGCGAGGTGCTCGAAGGCCTCAACGCCCTGCGGACCGATCGGGGCATGCAGGCCATTCTGATCGCCCACGCCAAGATCGAGCGATTCGAGAACCCCGAGACCGACGCCTATGACCGCTATGTGCCCCGCCTGCACAAGCTGGCCTCGGCCCTCGTGCAGGAGTGGTGCGACGAGGTGCTGTTCGCCACGTATCGCGTTCACACCCGCAAGGTCGGCGAGCAGTTCGGCCAGGACAGGCACAAGGGCATCGGCACGGGCGAGCGAATCATCCGCACGACCGAGCGCCCTGCCCATGTCGCCAAGAACCGGCTGAGCCTGCCGGACGAGATCCCCCTGGACTATCGCATCTACGCCGCGTTCGTTCGCGGCGAGAACCCGTTGGCTATGTCGGAACAACCTGCAGAGCAAGGAGCGTAA
- a CDS encoding glycoside hydrolase family 127 protein, whose translation MHSLNKDSRTPLKRTLHHPSRFALFLLITLAIPACTTTKVVMHDRLAADGSNSFYIGNRAPLLPGPLIKLPVGAVEPKGWLRSQLQFQAEGMVGHLAEISQWCNFAESAWVTPDGTGKWPWEEMPYWLKGYVDLGLLLKDPRIMAEATKWIRAILDSQRPDGTFGPKDNFVNNDLWPHMCILYAMRSYYEATGDPKVISVMTNYFRYVQKIPVDKLYTWGKQYGAGWWQWIRAGDHLDSIYWLYNQTGEPWLLDLAKVNHERTADWTGGIASWHGVNIAECFREPAQYYVQSHDPKHFAAAARNYDEVRAKFGQVPGGMYGADENCREGFHDPRQGTETCAFVEMMHSHEILLKISGDGLWADRCEEVAFNSFPPSLTPDLKGLHYLTCPNQIQCDRADKTPMIENRGDMMSYTPYEQYRCCQHNVAFGWPYFVEHLWMATPGNGLAAAMYAPSKVTARVGDGTKVTIDEKTDYPFDDVIDLHFSMAQSVEFPLSLRIPGWCKLAHIRINDQAQEPVSSRWVVYTRKWSDGDKVRIELPMEISTHVWTANRNSVSVSRGPLTYSLKIGEKWQEYDNGKPWAAYEVFPATPWNYGLIVNPGDPATSFEFKRTGVRVGQQPFRPEAAPVMLKAKGKRIPEWQQEKNGLVGEVPESPVRSDQPVEELTLIPMGCARLRIAAFPRIGDGPDAKTWKKPPPKPALTASHSNPADSLQAVADGVIPKSSSDQSIRRFTWWPHRGTNEWVERALYEPQTIGYCEVYWFDDGGTGSCRVPKSWTIEYRPKSGGPWTSVKNTGPYGVEKDTFNKVSFEPVDAIEIRIKVELQPGFSGGILEWRIGE comes from the coding sequence TCCAACTCCTTCTACATCGGCAACCGGGCACCCTTGCTGCCCGGTCCTCTGATCAAACTGCCCGTCGGCGCGGTCGAGCCCAAAGGCTGGCTCCGCAGCCAGCTACAATTCCAGGCCGAAGGCATGGTTGGGCACCTCGCCGAAATCAGCCAGTGGTGCAACTTTGCTGAAAGCGCGTGGGTGACACCCGACGGCACCGGCAAGTGGCCCTGGGAAGAGATGCCCTATTGGCTCAAAGGTTACGTCGACCTTGGCCTGCTGCTCAAAGACCCGCGGATCATGGCCGAGGCCACTAAGTGGATCCGGGCCATCCTCGACTCCCAACGCCCCGATGGCACCTTCGGTCCCAAGGACAACTTTGTGAACAACGACCTCTGGCCGCACATGTGCATCCTCTACGCCATGCGCTCCTACTACGAGGCCACCGGAGACCCCAAGGTCATTTCCGTGATGACCAACTACTTCCGCTACGTGCAGAAGATCCCCGTAGACAAGCTCTACACGTGGGGTAAACAGTACGGCGCCGGCTGGTGGCAGTGGATTCGGGCCGGCGATCATCTCGATAGCATATACTGGCTCTACAATCAGACCGGCGAGCCGTGGCTGCTCGACCTGGCCAAGGTCAACCACGAACGCACCGCCGACTGGACCGGCGGCATCGCCAGTTGGCATGGCGTGAACATCGCGGAGTGCTTCCGCGAACCGGCACAATACTACGTCCAGAGTCACGATCCGAAACACTTCGCCGCTGCCGCCCGCAATTACGACGAAGTGCGCGCCAAGTTCGGCCAGGTCCCCGGCGGAATGTACGGAGCCGACGAGAATTGCCGTGAGGGCTTCCACGACCCGCGACAGGGAACCGAAACCTGCGCGTTCGTCGAGATGATGCACAGCCATGAAATCCTGCTGAAGATCAGCGGCGATGGCCTCTGGGCCGATCGCTGCGAGGAGGTGGCGTTCAACTCCTTTCCGCCGTCGCTCACACCGGACCTCAAAGGCCTGCACTACCTGACCTGCCCGAACCAGATTCAATGCGACCGGGCCGACAAGACCCCCATGATCGAGAATCGCGGCGACATGATGTCATACACGCCATACGAGCAGTACCGCTGCTGCCAACACAACGTGGCTTTCGGCTGGCCCTATTTCGTCGAGCACCTCTGGATGGCCACACCCGGCAACGGCCTGGCCGCCGCCATGTATGCCCCCAGCAAGGTCACCGCAAGGGTCGGCGACGGAACGAAAGTCACCATCGACGAAAAGACCGACTACCCGTTCGATGACGTCATAGACCTGCACTTCTCGATGGCCCAGTCCGTTGAGTTCCCGCTCTCGCTGCGTATCCCGGGCTGGTGCAAGCTTGCCCACATTCGCATCAACGACCAAGCCCAGGAGCCCGTGTCTTCGCGCTGGGTTGTCTATACACGCAAGTGGTCCGATGGCGACAAGGTGCGCATCGAGTTGCCCATGGAAATCAGCACCCACGTCTGGACGGCCAACCGCAACAGCGTTTCGGTCAGCCGCGGACCGCTCACTTACTCGCTCAAGATCGGCGAAAAGTGGCAGGAATACGACAACGGCAAGCCGTGGGCGGCCTACGAGGTCTTCCCCGCCACGCCGTGGAACTACGGCCTGATCGTCAATCCCGGAGATCCGGCCACGTCCTTTGAATTCAAACGCACCGGCGTCCGCGTCGGTCAGCAACCGTTCCGCCCTGAGGCCGCTCCGGTAATGCTCAAGGCCAAGGGCAAACGTATTCCCGAGTGGCAACAGGAGAAGAACGGGCTGGTGGGCGAGGTTCCTGAAAGCCCCGTCCGCAGCGACCAACCGGTCGAAGAACTCACGCTGATCCCGATGGGGTGCGCTCGCCTGCGCATCGCAGCTTTCCCGCGAATCGGCGACGGGCCCGACGCCAAGACCTGGAAGAAACCCCCACCTAAGCCGGCGTTGACCGCCTCGCATTCAAACCCGGCCGACAGCCTCCAGGCCGTGGCCGATGGCGTCATCCCCAAGAGCTCGAGTGATCAATCCATTCGTCGTTTTACTTGGTGGCCTCACCGCGGCACGAACGAATGGGTCGAACGCGCGCTGTATGAGCCTCAAACGATAGGATACTGCGAGGTATACTGGTTTGACGACGGCGGCACCGGCTCCTGCCGCGTCCCTAAGTCATGGACGATCGAGTACCGGCCCAAGAGCGGCGGACCGTGGACCTCCGTCAAGAACACCGGTCCCTACGGCGTGGAAAAGGATACCTTCAACAAGGTGTCATTCGAACCGGTCGACGCAATCGAAATCCGCATCAAGGTCGAATTGCAGCCCGGCTTCTCCGGCGGAATCCTGGAGTGGCGCATCGGCGAGTAG
- a CDS encoding bifunctional DNA primase/polymerase, with the protein MDCDSAMLHAALWYAELGYPVFPCVPGGKTPLPAHGLLEATTDAERITGWWMRHPDANVAIRTDDLLAIDVDGRDNPWLADEPAQRADLEIAPQSLTPRGGRHYFFRQPEGRSWRNTAGRLAPHVDSRAHGGYVLVPPSTVGGGSYCWRDGHELTVSPARLPEPPAWLTGQLDALTAANGTVQPDTPANAIPRGHRNATLARLAGAMRRVGMSQAEIGAALRQANADRCAPPLPAREVERIAASIARYEPDGVAVALVENHWDQDRDVPVRNQPLTVRELMAAYRMLRAPVLQGLLRRGETMNVIAPPKTGKSWLVLALAMAIATGRLWLDTFETVRGDVLILDNELHPETLAHRIPQVAECLRIGMNEIAETMSVQSLRGQLRDIFSLGPYFESVAPGRFALVVLDAFYRFMPRDMDENDNGTMANIYNHLDALADRLGCAFVLIHHATKGNQSAKAVTDVGAGAGSQSRAADAHLVLRPHEEPGAVVLEAAVRSWPPVEPRVLRWSFPLWRPAPDLDPARLKSEKPKRAKADAKESSEPPAWNVERFVETFLSDQPATKAEIRARAADVPGLSWRRIADLLDIAEVRGLIHRRRVGKAHQVLYATVPPSTEQEVRS; encoded by the coding sequence ATGGATTGCGACAGCGCGATGCTCCATGCGGCGCTATGGTACGCCGAATTGGGTTATCCGGTGTTCCCCTGCGTTCCCGGCGGCAAGACGCCGCTTCCCGCGCATGGCCTGCTGGAAGCCACCACCGATGCCGAACGGATCACGGGCTGGTGGATGCGCCACCCTGATGCAAACGTCGCCATCCGCACTGACGACCTGCTCGCGATCGACGTGGACGGGCGGGACAACCCCTGGCTCGCCGATGAGCCGGCCCAACGGGCTGACCTCGAGATCGCCCCGCAGTCGCTGACGCCACGGGGCGGACGGCACTACTTCTTCCGGCAGCCCGAGGGCCGTTCGTGGCGGAACACGGCCGGCCGGCTCGCCCCGCACGTCGACTCGCGCGCCCACGGCGGCTACGTGCTGGTACCGCCGTCTACCGTGGGAGGCGGGTCGTATTGCTGGCGCGACGGCCACGAACTGACCGTCTCGCCGGCCCGGCTGCCCGAGCCGCCGGCCTGGCTGACCGGGCAGCTCGACGCCCTGACCGCGGCCAACGGCACGGTTCAACCCGATACACCGGCGAATGCGATCCCCCGGGGCCATCGCAATGCCACGCTGGCCCGGCTGGCCGGCGCGATGCGCCGCGTGGGCATGTCGCAGGCCGAGATCGGCGCCGCCCTGCGGCAGGCCAATGCCGATCGCTGCGCGCCCCCGCTGCCGGCACGTGAGGTCGAGCGGATCGCGGCGAGCATCGCCCGCTACGAGCCGGACGGCGTCGCCGTCGCGCTGGTCGAGAACCACTGGGACCAGGATCGCGACGTGCCGGTCAGGAACCAGCCGCTGACCGTGCGGGAACTGATGGCCGCGTACCGGATGTTGCGTGCCCCGGTCCTCCAGGGCCTGCTGCGCCGTGGCGAGACGATGAATGTCATCGCGCCGCCCAAGACCGGGAAGAGCTGGCTGGTTCTGGCGCTGGCGATGGCGATCGCCACGGGGCGCCTTTGGCTCGACACGTTCGAAACGGTCCGGGGCGACGTGCTGATCCTCGACAACGAGCTGCACCCCGAGACGCTCGCCCACCGCATCCCGCAGGTCGCCGAGTGCCTGCGGATCGGGATGAACGAGATCGCCGAGACGATGAGCGTGCAAAGCCTGCGCGGCCAGCTCCGCGACATCTTCTCGCTGGGCCCGTACTTCGAGTCGGTCGCCCCCGGCCGCTTCGCCTTGGTCGTGCTCGACGCCTTCTATCGCTTCATGCCGCGCGACATGGACGAGAACGACAACGGCACGATGGCCAACATCTACAACCACCTTGACGCCCTGGCCGATCGGCTGGGCTGCGCGTTCGTGCTGATCCACCACGCGACCAAGGGCAACCAGTCGGCCAAGGCCGTCACCGACGTCGGGGCCGGCGCCGGCAGCCAGAGCCGGGCGGCGGACGCCCACCTCGTGCTCCGGCCGCACGAAGAGCCCGGGGCGGTCGTGCTGGAGGCCGCCGTCCGGTCGTGGCCGCCGGTCGAGCCCAGAGTCTTGCGGTGGTCGTTCCCGCTGTGGAGGCCCGCCCCCGACCTCGATCCCGCGAGGCTCAAGAGCGAGAAGCCGAAGCGGGCGAAGGCAGATGCGAAGGAATCCTCGGAGCCCCCGGCATGGAACGTCGAACGGTTCGTCGAGACGTTCCTGTCGGACCAGCCGGCGACCAAGGCGGAGATCCGCGCGCGGGCGGCGGATGTCCCCGGGCTGTCCTGGAGGCGGATCGCGGACCTGCTGGACATCGCCGAGGTCCGTGGGTTGATCCACCGCCGGCGGGTGGGCAAGGCGCATCAGGTGCTTTATGCGACCGTCCCGCCGTCCACAGAACAGGAGGTCCGTTCGTGA
- a CDS encoding PD-(D/E)XK nuclease-like domain-containing protein: MRTNKCLPLVRIGQGTSQRDIYPEEIMTPKNGIDLRFLIREPAEVYHAKAKDYLSAHALADFRRCPLLYRKKQLGLIPDHDSTFYLIGRAAHTLILEGRERYAREFAVGGPINPKTGQPFGSNTKAFAEWAAQQSKAVLSDDQAALVEQMAAAVKGHELARELLADGSAEGVVRCEYEGHACQARIDWISADRDQGIVDLKTADTIDSFELSASAFGYMHQLAFYRALVARVSGRILPVHLIAVEKREPYRCGVWRISPAVLDAAQEQNESDLQQLSRCRATGIWPTRYEALRTIDRL; the protein is encoded by the coding sequence GTGAGAACCAACAAATGCCTTCCGCTCGTGCGGATCGGCCAAGGGACAAGCCAGAGGGACATCTACCCCGAGGAGATCATGACCCCCAAGAACGGCATCGACCTTCGTTTCCTGATCCGCGAGCCCGCAGAGGTATACCACGCGAAGGCCAAGGACTACCTGAGCGCCCACGCCCTGGCCGACTTCCGACGCTGCCCGCTGCTGTACCGCAAGAAGCAGCTCGGCCTGATCCCCGATCACGACAGCACGTTCTATCTGATCGGGCGTGCGGCCCACACGCTGATCCTCGAAGGGCGCGAACGCTACGCCCGCGAGTTCGCCGTCGGAGGCCCGATCAATCCGAAGACCGGCCAGCCGTTCGGGTCGAACACGAAGGCCTTTGCCGAGTGGGCGGCGCAGCAGAGCAAGGCCGTACTCAGCGACGACCAGGCCGCCCTCGTGGAACAGATGGCGGCGGCGGTCAAGGGGCATGAACTTGCCCGTGAGCTGCTGGCCGACGGCTCGGCCGAGGGTGTGGTTCGCTGCGAGTACGAGGGCCACGCGTGCCAGGCGCGGATCGATTGGATCAGCGCCGATCGCGATCAGGGGATCGTGGACCTCAAGACCGCCGACACCATCGACAGCTTCGAGCTCTCGGCATCGGCGTTCGGCTACATGCACCAGTTGGCGTTCTACCGGGCGCTGGTCGCGCGGGTCAGCGGCCGCATCCTGCCCGTCCACCTGATCGCCGTCGAGAAGCGCGAACCCTATCGCTGCGGCGTGTGGCGCATCAGCCCCGCCGTGCTCGATGCCGCCCAAGAGCAGAACGAAAGCGACCTTCAACAGCTGTCCCGGTGCCGGGCAACCGGCATCTGGCCGACGCGCTACGAGGCGTTGCGAACGATCGACCGGCTGTGA
- a CDS encoding DUF1580 domain-containing protein: MHGQTITDAHITLTEAANIAPGRPSANCIWRWCRRGVRSRNGDRVRLQHMRIGGKIFTTARWLEEFGRALADADARYFDLCEAASHAAAAGPRRRRLRSPSAFEEQRRREIAEAERELEEAGL, translated from the coding sequence ATGCACGGGCAAACGATCACAGACGCACACATCACCCTGACGGAGGCGGCCAATATCGCGCCGGGCCGACCGTCGGCGAATTGCATCTGGCGCTGGTGCCGGCGCGGCGTACGGTCGCGGAACGGCGATCGCGTTCGCCTCCAGCACATGCGGATCGGCGGCAAGATCTTCACCACCGCCCGGTGGCTCGAGGAGTTCGGCCGGGCACTGGCGGACGCGGACGCCCGCTACTTCGACTTGTGCGAGGCCGCCTCGCACGCCGCCGCGGCGGGGCCGCGACGACGGCGCCTGCGGTCACCATCCGCGTTTGAGGAACAGCGTCGCCGCGAGATCGCGGAAGCCGAGCGCGAACTCGAGGAGGCCGGCCTGTGA
- a CDS encoding DUF669 domain-containing protein — translation MANLNGFDAREVDPSVGFDPIPAGKYLAIISGSQMKPTKSGAGNYLELTFQILEGEFKGRLVWTRLNLDNPKAETVKYARAELSAICRAVGVMAPRDSVELHDLPLIITVAHKKRSDTDEITNVIKGYAKKDGNGTRPAAPAGNNGKAPWQK, via the coding sequence ATGGCAAACCTGAATGGTTTTGATGCGCGAGAAGTGGACCCGTCGGTCGGATTCGATCCGATTCCCGCCGGCAAGTACCTGGCGATCATCAGCGGATCGCAGATGAAGCCGACGAAGTCGGGTGCCGGCAACTATCTGGAGCTGACGTTCCAGATTCTCGAGGGCGAGTTCAAGGGCCGGCTGGTGTGGACCCGCCTGAACCTCGACAACCCGAAGGCCGAGACGGTCAAGTACGCCCGGGCGGAGCTGTCGGCCATCTGCCGCGCGGTGGGCGTCATGGCGCCCCGTGACAGCGTCGAGCTGCACGACCTCCCGCTGATCATCACCGTCGCCCATAAGAAGCGTTCGGATACTGACGAGATCACCAACGTGATCAAGGGCTACGCCAAGAAGGACGGGAACGGGACGCGTCCGGCGGCGCCGGCCGGCAACAACGGGAAGGCGCCGTGGCAGAAGTGA
- a CDS encoding RusA family crossover junction endodeoxyribonuclease encodes MTRTYELPYPPSVNHYWRRVGWRTLISREGRRYRKEVVALLAAQRAQPLGGRLVMRVTVFPPDARRRDLDNVQKALLDALQQGEAFHDDSQIDELVIKRGAVVPDGKTIVEITEIDANGTASVPA; translated from the coding sequence GTGACCCGCACCTACGAGCTGCCGTATCCGCCGTCGGTCAACCACTACTGGCGGCGAGTGGGCTGGCGCACGCTGATCAGCCGCGAGGGCCGGCGCTACCGCAAGGAGGTGGTAGCGCTCCTCGCGGCGCAGCGGGCGCAACCCCTGGGCGGGCGGCTTGTCATGCGGGTGACGGTGTTCCCGCCCGATGCACGCCGACGCGACCTGGACAACGTGCAGAAGGCCCTGCTCGACGCCCTTCAGCAAGGCGAGGCCTTCCACGACGACAGCCAGATCGACGAGCTGGTGATCAAGCGCGGCGCGGTTGTCCCCGACGGCAAGACGATCGTCGAGATCACGGAGATCGATGCAAATGGAACTGCGAGCGTACCAGCGTGA
- a CDS encoding DEAD/DEAH box helicase family protein, translating to MELRAYQREAVEAVYTHLRGRDDNPCVVIPTGGGKTAVMATICRDAVQMWDGRVLILAHVKELLEQIAEKLRTMAPDLPFGIYSAGLKRRDLGYAVTIAGIQSVYQRACDIGPVDLAIVDEAHLIPPDGEGMYRQFLADAKVINPQMRVIGLTATPFRMKSGMICAPENILNAICYEIGVRELIVQGYLCPLRTKSGSQRPDYDQLHVRGGEFIANEVEDLMDDDALVRSACREIVEHAADRKSVLIFASGVRHGEHIVRVLRERHGAECGFVCGETLPFERAQTLRRFRDGSLKYLCNVNVLTTGFDAPNIDCIALVRPTLSPGLYYQCIGRGFRLHEGKTDCLVLDFGGNVLRHGPVDQIRIEAPREGQGHTPAKECPQCHEVIAAGYGMCPQCGYEFPPPERAKHDAEASSESILSDPASRTEHEVASVFYAVHTKRDAPPDAPRTMRVDYRIGFNQYVSEWVCFEHTGYARQKAESWWRARSVESVPNDAAEAVELAHAGALARTLAVTVEHKSGEKYDRVVSHRLGDKPPRLESEEGLPEYAPLGDEDSIPF from the coding sequence ATGGAACTGCGAGCGTACCAGCGTGAGGCCGTGGAGGCCGTCTACACCCACCTTCGCGGCCGCGACGACAACCCGTGCGTCGTGATCCCCACGGGCGGGGGGAAAACCGCGGTGATGGCGACGATCTGCCGCGACGCCGTCCAGATGTGGGACGGTCGGGTGCTGATCCTGGCCCACGTCAAGGAGCTGCTCGAGCAGATCGCCGAGAAGCTTCGCACGATGGCGCCGGACCTGCCGTTCGGGATCTACTCCGCCGGCCTGAAACGTCGGGACCTCGGCTACGCCGTGACGATCGCCGGCATCCAGTCGGTCTACCAGCGGGCCTGCGACATCGGGCCGGTGGACCTGGCGATCGTCGATGAAGCCCATCTCATTCCGCCCGACGGCGAGGGGATGTACCGGCAGTTCCTGGCCGACGCGAAGGTCATCAACCCGCAGATGCGGGTGATCGGGCTAACGGCGACCCCATTCCGCATGAAGTCGGGCATGATCTGCGCGCCCGAGAACATCCTCAACGCCATCTGCTACGAGATCGGCGTTCGCGAGCTGATCGTGCAGGGCTACCTCTGCCCCCTGCGAACCAAGTCGGGCTCGCAGCGGCCCGATTACGACCAACTTCATGTTCGCGGCGGCGAGTTCATCGCCAACGAGGTCGAGGACCTCATGGACGATGACGCCCTCGTTCGTTCGGCCTGTCGCGAGATCGTGGAGCACGCGGCTGACCGAAAGTCCGTGCTGATCTTCGCCTCGGGCGTCCGGCACGGCGAGCATATCGTGCGCGTCCTGCGGGAACGCCACGGCGCCGAATGCGGGTTCGTCTGCGGCGAGACGCTGCCGTTTGAACGGGCCCAGACGTTGCGGCGGTTCCGCGACGGAAGCCTCAAATACCTATGCAACGTCAACGTGCTGACGACCGGCTTCGACGCCCCGAACATCGACTGCATCGCCCTGGTCCGCCCGACGCTCTCGCCGGGACTCTACTATCAGTGCATAGGGCGAGGATTCCGCCTGCACGAAGGCAAGACCGACTGCCTCGTGCTGGACTTCGGCGGCAACGTTCTGCGCCACGGGCCGGTCGATCAGATCCGCATCGAGGCGCCCCGGGAGGGCCAGGGCCACACGCCGGCCAAGGAGTGTCCGCAGTGCCACGAGGTGATCGCGGCCGGCTACGGCATGTGCCCGCAGTGCGGGTACGAGTTCCCACCGCCGGAGCGGGCCAAGCACGATGCGGAGGCCAGCAGCGAGAGCATCCTGTCCGACCCGGCGAGCCGCACCGAGCATGAAGTCGCGAGCGTCTTCTACGCCGTTCACACCAAACGGGATGCACCGCCGGATGCGCCACGCACGATGCGCGTCGACTACCGCATCGGCTTCAACCAGTACGTATCGGAATGGGTCTGCTTCGAGCACACCGGCTACGCCCGCCAGAAGGCGGAATCCTGGTGGCGGGCCCGCTCCGTCGAGTCGGTACCGAATGACGCCGCCGAGGCCGTCGAGCTGGCCCACGCCGGCGCCCTGGCCAGGACGCTGGCCGTCACCGTCGAGCACAAGTCCGGCGAGAAGTACGACCGCGTCGTCAGCCACAGGCTGGGCGACAAGCCGCCAAGGCTCGAATCGGAGGAGGGCCTGCCGGAGTACGCCCCCCTGGGCGATGAGGACTCGATTCCGTTCTGA
- a CDS encoding tyrosine-type recombinase/integrase, which yields MPTKVPSYRKRKGYSQALVTLTDAATRRRRDYWLGEHGTPESREAYHRIIAQWEAAGRRLPANDSAGACSATTTSVTITELVRDYWRWAEEYYRPKHTQALICALRLMRQYYGQTLAAEFGPKKLRLLREEMIRGDEGAVPPRRAWARKFINSQVQRIRHMFKWAVAREMVPASVYQALCTLEPLKRGRTTAREGRKVGPVSQPLLDATLPLLSRPVRALVDLQLLTGARPGELLELRACDLEIDEKAGIWTYRPERHKNVHREHDRIIYFGPRAQAVIRPFLGNRPTTAFLFSPADAEAERREALHAARTTPLSCGNRPGTNRRDEPACSPGDRYTTNTYAQAIRYACDRAYPPPLPFGREKKETKKAWRERLKKKPELKEQLLEWQRAHRWHPHQLRHNAATLLRREFGLEAAQLALGHASAQITDAVYAERDHAKVVEIMRKIG from the coding sequence ATGCCGACGAAGGTTCCTTCCTACCGTAAGCGCAAAGGCTACAGCCAGGCACTGGTCACTCTCACGGATGCCGCAACGCGGCGACGCCGCGACTACTGGCTCGGCGAGCATGGCACGCCTGAGAGCCGTGAGGCGTATCACCGCATCATCGCCCAATGGGAGGCCGCTGGCCGCCGATTGCCTGCCAATGACTCTGCGGGAGCCTGCTCCGCGACCACCACGAGCGTGACGATCACGGAACTGGTCCGCGATTACTGGCGATGGGCCGAGGAGTACTACCGGCCCAAGCACACGCAGGCTTTGATCTGCGCACTGCGATTGATGCGCCAGTACTACGGCCAGACACTCGCGGCCGAGTTCGGCCCCAAGAAGCTGCGTCTCCTTCGCGAGGAGATGATTCGCGGCGACGAGGGGGCCGTTCCACCGCGTCGAGCCTGGGCACGCAAGTTCATCAACTCCCAGGTCCAGCGCATTCGCCACATGTTCAAGTGGGCCGTGGCCCGCGAGATGGTGCCCGCGTCGGTCTATCAGGCGCTCTGCACGCTCGAGCCGCTCAAACGCGGCCGTACCACCGCCCGCGAAGGCCGTAAGGTGGGGCCGGTATCGCAACCGCTGCTTGATGCTACGCTGCCGCTGCTCAGCCGCCCGGTCAGGGCCCTGGTCGATCTCCAGCTCCTTACCGGGGCACGCCCCGGGGAGTTGCTCGAACTGCGAGCCTGCGACCTGGAGATCGACGAGAAGGCGGGCATCTGGACCTACCGCCCGGAAAGACACAAGAACGTCCATCGCGAGCACGATCGCATCATCTACTTCGGCCCCCGCGCCCAAGCGGTCATCCGACCATTCCTGGGCAACCGCCCGACCACCGCATTCCTGTTCAGCCCGGCGGACGCGGAGGCCGAACGTCGTGAGGCGCTGCACGCCGCGCGAACGACGCCGCTTTCTTGCGGCAATCGTCCCGGCACAAATCGCCGCGATGAGCCAGCCTGCTCGCCTGGCGACCGCTACACAACGAACACGTATGCCCAGGCGATTCGCTACGCGTGTGACCGGGCATACCCGCCGCCGTTGCCCTTCGGCCGCGAGAAGAAGGAGACCAAGAAGGCCTGGCGTGAGCGACTCAAGAAGAAGCCCGAGCTCAAGGAGCAGCTTTTGGAGTGGCAACGGGCGCACCGCTGGCATCCCCACCAACTCCGTCATAACGCGGCGACGCTGCTCCGACGCGAGTTCGGCCTGGAGGCCGCCCAACTGGCCTTGGGCCACGCCAGTGCGCAGATCACCGACGCCGTCTACGCCGAACGCGACCACGCCAAGGTGGTTGAGATCATGCGGAAGATCGGCTGA